The Carassius carassius chromosome 2, fCarCar2.1, whole genome shotgun sequence genome has a segment encoding these proteins:
- the LOC132106737 gene encoding CCAAT/enhancer-binding protein alpha-like gives MEQANLYEVAPRPLMTSLVQSQQNAYTYKDTAGDLSEICENENSIDISAYIDPAAFNDEFLADLFHNSSKQEKLKLASGDYEYPHGANGTPGPPQMYGCLNGYMDSSKLEPIYESQARMRPVAIKQEPREEDELGHSMPPTYHHSQHHAPHLSYLQHQIAHCAQTTMHLQPGHPTPPPTPVPSPHHQHSHLPSIKMGDRGKNKKQIDKNSSEYRLRRERNNIAVRKSRDKAKIRNVETQQKVFELSADNDRLRKRVEHLTRELDTLRGIFRQLPDGSFVKPMGNCA, from the coding sequence ATGGAGCAAGCAAACCTCTACGAGGTCGCCCCACGGCCACTGATGACCAGCCTTGTACAGAGTCAGCAAAACGCTTATACCTACAAAGACACCGCTGGAGACCTGAGCGAGATCTGCGAAAACGAGAACTCCATCGACATCAGCGCCTACATTGACCCTGCTGCCTTCAACGACGAGTTCCTGGCTGACTTATTCCACAACAGCTCCAAGCAAGAAAAACTCAAGCTGGCGAGCGGAGACTACGAGTACCCCCACGGCGCCAATGGCACACCGGGACCCCCGCAGATGTACGGCTGCCTGAACGGCTACATGGATTCCTCCAAACTAGAACCCATCTACGAGAGCCAGGCACGAATGAGACCCGTGGCTATCAAACAAGAGCCCCGGGAGGAAGATGAGCTCGGCCACTCGATGCCACCTACATACCACCACTCTCAACACCACGCGCCGCATCTGTCGTACCTTCAGCACCAGATCGCGCACTGCGCCCAAACCACCATGCACCTCCAGCCGGGACATCCCACGCCTCCCCCGACGCCCGTACCCAGCCCTCATCACCAACACAGCCACCTGCCCTCCATTAAGATGGGCGATCGAGGGAAAAACAAGAAACAGATCGACAAGAACAGCTCTGAGTATCGGCTTAGGAGGGAGCGCAACAACATAGCCGTGCGCAAGAGCCGAGACAAGGCGAAAATACGCAATGTGGAGACGCAACAAAAAGTGTTCGAACTCTCGGCGGATAACGATAGACTGCGCAAGAGGGTAGAGCACCTCACGCGAGAACTGGACACGTTACGGGGCATCTTTAGGCAGCTTCCCGACGGCTCGTTTGTCAAACCCATGGGCAACTGCGCCTAA
- the LOC132106748 gene encoding CCAAT/enhancer-binding protein gamma-like produces MSKQLQQKISSTDQNGVSVIQNQPHNSALNPAGTAGLQQVPQLVPVIAGGGGKATPPSKMKKSMTDKNSDEYRQRRERNNLAVKKSRMRSKQKAQDTQQRVNELKEENERLEAKIKLLSKELSVLKDLFLEHAHNLADNVQPPASGGGPGDLCNNNNNNSGSNSSQ; encoded by the exons ATGAGCAAGCAGTTGCAACAGAAGATATCCAGCACAGATCAGAACGGCGTCAGTGTTATACAGAATCAGCCACATAATAGTGCACTGAACCCGGCGGGAACTGCAGGACTACAGCAG GTTCCTCAATTAGTCCCAGTGATTGCCGGAGGTGGGGGTAAGGCCACGCCACCCAGCAAGATGAAGAAGTCCATGACAGATAAAAACAGCGACGAGTACCGCCAACGGAGAGAACGCAACAACCTAGCCGTAAAGAAGAGCCGCATGCGCAGCAAGCAGAAGGCCCAGGACACCCAACAGCGCGTCAATGAGCTGAAGGAGGAAAATGAGAGACTGGAGGCCAAAATCAAATTGCTTAGCAAAGAACTGAGTGTGCTCAAAGACCTGTTTCTAGAGCATGCTCACAACCTCGCAGACAACGTGCAGCCCCCTGCTTCTGGTGGAGGCCCCGGAGAcctctgcaacaacaacaacaacaacagcggcAGTAACAGCAGCCAGTGA